From a single Mesorhizobium shangrilense genomic region:
- a CDS encoding alpha/beta hydrolase, whose translation MSFSQQRTLRSPTGADLNLYVKRADGPARAVVQINHGLAEHAARYARFADFLAGRGYHVYAHDHRGHGATKAPDAPLGRFGNVDGGAKVIADVAAVHDLIAGEHPGLPVILFGHSMGGLIALNFMLDHSARVQAAAIWNANFSAGLLGRAAQALLAWETFRLGSDVPSRMLPKLTFQAWGKAVPDHRTPFDWLSRDTAEVDKYIADPLCGWDASVSMWRDVFGLIFRGADNANFAGVGKTLPVFLVGGEKDPATDGGKAISNLAERMRAMGFSNLVSKVYGQTRHESLNEVNRDVIMADFAVWADSVLKQP comes from the coding sequence ATGTCATTCAGCCAGCAGCGCACGCTCCGCTCGCCAACCGGCGCCGATCTCAATCTTTATGTGAAACGGGCTGACGGCCCTGCCCGCGCGGTCGTCCAGATCAATCACGGCCTGGCCGAACATGCCGCCCGCTATGCCCGTTTCGCCGATTTCCTGGCTGGGCGAGGCTACCATGTCTATGCCCACGACCATCGCGGCCACGGCGCCACCAAGGCGCCCGACGCCCCATTGGGCAGGTTCGGCAACGTGGATGGCGGCGCCAAGGTCATCGCCGATGTTGCCGCCGTGCATGACCTGATCGCCGGCGAGCACCCGGGGCTTCCGGTCATTCTCTTCGGCCATTCCATGGGTGGCCTCATCGCGCTGAATTTCATGCTCGACCATTCGGCGCGGGTTCAAGCCGCCGCCATATGGAACGCCAATTTTTCCGCCGGGCTTCTCGGCCGCGCGGCGCAGGCCCTGCTTGCCTGGGAAACATTCCGGCTGGGCTCCGACGTGCCGTCCCGCATGCTGCCGAAACTCACCTTCCAGGCCTGGGGCAAGGCCGTGCCGGACCACCGCACCCCATTCGACTGGCTGTCGCGCGACACAGCCGAGGTCGACAAATACATCGCCGATCCGCTGTGCGGCTGGGATGCCTCGGTGTCGATGTGGCGCGATGTTTTCGGCCTCATCTTCCGGGGCGCCGACAACGCCAATTTTGCCGGCGTCGGCAAGACGCTACCCGTCTTCCTGGTCGGCGGAGAAAAGGACCCCGCCACCGATGGCGGCAAGGCGATCAGCAACCTCGCCGAGCGTATGCGCGCAATGGGCTTTTCGAATCTCGTTTCAAAGGTTTACGGGCAGACCCGCCACGAAAGCCTGAACGAGGTGAACAGGGACGTCATCATGGCAGACTTCGCTGTCTGGGCCGACAGCGTGCTGAAGCAGCCGTGA
- a CDS encoding CHRD domain-containing protein, translating to MRMQSFSPMVSALAVSASIFLASPALADMVKYKATLDGSQQSPPVTTKGKGTATFTFDTAKKKLSWDVKYSGLSGPAIAAHIHGPAAVGENAKPVIPFKTLKSPIEGSATLTDAQAADLEAGKYYVNIHTAANKDGEIRGQIDKAM from the coding sequence ATGCGCATGCAGTCCTTCTCGCCGATGGTTTCGGCACTTGCCGTCTCCGCTTCCATCTTCCTCGCTTCGCCGGCTTTGGCTGATATGGTGAAGTACAAGGCGACGCTTGATGGCAGCCAGCAGAGCCCGCCTGTCACCACCAAAGGCAAAGGAACCGCCACTTTCACATTCGACACCGCCAAGAAGAAGCTCAGCTGGGACGTCAAATATTCGGGCTTGAGCGGTCCGGCGATCGCCGCGCACATTCACGGGCCAGCGGCAGTGGGTGAAAACGCCAAGCCGGTGATTCCGTTTAAAACTCTCAAGAGCCCGATCGAGGGATCCGCGACACTGACCGATGCCCAGGCGGCTGACCTGGAGGCTGGCAAATATTACGTCAACATCCACACGGCAGCCAACAAGGATGGCGAGATCCGGGGCCAGATCGATAAAGCCATGTAG
- a CDS encoding cystathionine gamma-synthase family protein: MTAPRPSKTHIGNHKLHPETLMLSYGFDPQLSEGAVKPPVFLTSTFVFKSAEEGRDFFDYTSGRKEPPSGTASGLVYSRFNHPNSEIVEDRLAIYEGTDACILFSSGMSAIATTLLAYARPGDVILHSQPLYGGTETLLTRTLAGFGIGAVGFADGVDETAVRAAADAATAKGRVSVILIETPSNPTNSLVDIALMRKIADEIGASQGMTPIIACDNTLLGPVFQRPIEHGADISVYSLTKYVGGHSDLIAGAVMGSKAVTKPIKALRGAIGTQLDPHSCWMLGRSLETLSIRMERANDNARMVAEFLRDHAKVEKVHYLPFLGEDTQAGRVYLRQCSGAGSTFSFDIRGGQKAAFAFLNALQIFKLAVSLGGTESLASHPAAMTHSGIPFDVRQRIGVLETTVRLSIGVEHPDDLIADLTQALAAV; the protein is encoded by the coding sequence ATGACCGCGCCGCGCCCTTCGAAAACCCATATCGGCAACCACAAGCTCCATCCGGAGACGCTGATGCTGAGTTATGGTTTCGACCCGCAACTGTCGGAGGGCGCCGTCAAGCCGCCGGTATTTTTGACATCGACCTTCGTGTTCAAGTCGGCGGAGGAGGGACGTGACTTCTTCGATTACACGTCCGGGCGCAAGGAACCGCCGAGCGGCACGGCGTCAGGCCTGGTCTATTCGCGCTTCAACCATCCCAACAGCGAGATCGTCGAGGACCGGCTGGCCATCTATGAGGGCACGGATGCCTGCATCCTGTTTTCGTCCGGCATGTCGGCGATCGCCACGACACTGCTTGCCTATGCTCGCCCCGGCGATGTCATCCTGCATTCGCAGCCGCTCTATGGCGGCACCGAGACGCTGTTGACGCGCACGCTTGCCGGCTTCGGCATCGGCGCTGTCGGCTTCGCGGATGGTGTCGACGAGACGGCGGTGCGCGCGGCGGCCGATGCGGCGACCGCAAAGGGCCGTGTGTCGGTCATCCTGATCGAGACACCGTCAAACCCGACCAACAGCCTGGTCGATATCGCGCTGATGCGCAAGATCGCCGACGAGATCGGCGCGAGCCAAGGGATGACGCCGATCATCGCCTGCGACAACACACTGCTCGGCCCTGTCTTCCAGAGGCCTATCGAACATGGCGCCGATATTTCCGTCTATTCGCTGACCAAATATGTCGGCGGCCATTCCGACCTGATCGCGGGCGCCGTGATGGGCAGCAAGGCGGTCACCAAGCCGATCAAGGCGCTGCGCGGCGCGATCGGCACGCAGCTCGACCCGCATTCCTGCTGGATGCTCGGCCGCTCGCTGGAGACGCTGTCGATCCGCATGGAGCGGGCCAACGACAACGCGCGAATGGTCGCCGAATTCCTGCGCGACCATGCCAAGGTGGAGAAGGTGCATTACCTGCCGTTCCTGGGCGAGGATACGCAGGCAGGCCGGGTCTATCTCCGGCAGTGCAGCGGCGCCGGCTCGACATTCTCCTTCGATATCAGGGGCGGCCAGAAGGCGGCTTTCGCCTTCCTGAACGCCCTGCAGATCTTCAAGCTGGCGGTGAGCCTCGGCGGCACGGAATCCCTGGCCAGTCATCCGGCGGCCATGACCCATTCGGGCATCCCCTTCGACGTGCGCCAGCGCATCGGCGTGCTGGAGACCACGGTGAGGCTGTCGATCGGCGTCGAGCATCCGGATGATCTGATCGCCGACCTGACACAGGCGCTGGCTGCTGTCTAA
- a CDS encoding ribonuclease T2 family protein, producing the protein MRTGLVWGLGILAASLAGAARADVKMSGSFVADASCPATQAIKSGKNPGNLSTDAGKSYELLAGNKDTPTHYLILVPGADPERRWVKVSCGHVSGGSASTMPVGQAKQAASGKPEYIFALSWQPAFCETKPNKTECRAQNAGDFDATHFTLHGLWPQPNGNFYCQVSSSDKANDNPGRWKDLPPVKLDDKTRAELDQVMPGTASDLERHEWIKHGTCYGKSQQEYFSDALNLMRAVNTSPVRDLFAKNIGQKLTADQIRGAFDSAFGAGAGDRVRVSCVIDPSNGRRLIGELTLGLAGPIGPDSSLKDLLMASVPTNKAGCPTGTVDPIGFQ; encoded by the coding sequence ATGCGGACGGGTCTTGTCTGGGGATTGGGAATTCTGGCCGCGTCGCTGGCTGGTGCCGCGCGGGCCGATGTGAAGATGAGCGGCTCTTTCGTGGCCGACGCCTCGTGCCCGGCAACGCAGGCCATCAAGAGCGGCAAGAACCCCGGCAATCTGTCGACCGACGCCGGGAAGAGTTACGAGCTTCTGGCGGGCAACAAGGACACGCCGACGCATTACCTGATCCTCGTGCCGGGCGCCGACCCGGAGCGTCGCTGGGTGAAGGTGAGCTGCGGCCATGTTTCCGGCGGCAGCGCGTCGACCATGCCCGTTGGCCAGGCCAAGCAGGCGGCTTCGGGCAAGCCGGAATACATTTTCGCGCTGAGCTGGCAGCCGGCGTTTTGCGAAACCAAGCCGAACAAGACCGAGTGCAGGGCGCAGAACGCCGGTGATTTCGACGCGACGCATTTCACCTTGCACGGGCTGTGGCCGCAGCCGAACGGGAACTTCTATTGCCAGGTGTCGTCAAGCGACAAGGCCAATGACAATCCGGGCCGCTGGAAGGATTTGCCGCCGGTCAAGCTGGATGACAAGACGCGGGCGGAGCTCGATCAGGTGATGCCGGGCACCGCTTCCGATCTGGAGCGGCATGAATGGATCAAGCACGGCACCTGCTATGGCAAGAGCCAGCAGGAGTATTTTTCGGATGCGCTCAACCTGATGCGCGCGGTGAACACGTCGCCGGTGCGCGACCTGTTTGCAAAAAACATCGGCCAGAAGCTGACGGCGGACCAGATCCGTGGCGCCTTCGACAGCGCCTTTGGCGCCGGCGCGGGCGACCGGGTCCGGGTGTCTTGCGTCATAGATCCTTCGAACGGCAGGCGACTGATCGGTGAGCTGACGCTCGGCCTGGCTGGTCCGATCGGTCCGGACAGTTCGCTCAAGGATCTCCTGATGGCGTCGGTGCCGACCAACAAGGCCGGTTGTCCCACGGGCACAGTCGATCCCATCGGATTCCAATAG
- a CDS encoding Lrp/AsnC family transcriptional regulator, with protein MQQKMADDFDRKILHELRADARITNNELAERIGLSPSPCLRRVRRLEETGIIRGYTTLVDPAVFGWTMVAIATIRLSRQNEDEIVMFEDAIRGWDEVLECHLVTGSRDYVLKVVTGGLDQYERFIKEKIARLKCVASIETSFVMNTIKERRL; from the coding sequence GTGCAGCAGAAAATGGCTGATGATTTCGACCGAAAGATCCTCCACGAATTGCGTGCCGACGCGCGCATCACCAACAACGAGCTTGCCGAGCGCATCGGCCTGTCGCCGTCGCCCTGCCTGAGGCGCGTGCGGCGGCTGGAGGAAACCGGAATTATCAGGGGTTACACCACGCTGGTCGATCCCGCCGTCTTCGGCTGGACCATGGTCGCCATCGCCACCATCCGGCTCAGCCGCCAGAACGAGGACGAGATCGTCATGTTCGAGGATGCGATCCGCGGCTGGGACGAAGTGCTTGAGTGCCACCTCGTCACGGGCTCGCGCGATTATGTGCTGAAGGTGGTGACGGGTGGCCTCGACCAGTACGAGCGCTTCATCAAGGAAAAGATCGCGCGGCTGAAATGCGTCGCTTCCATCGAGACCAGCTTCGTCATGAACACCATAAAGGAACGGCGCCTCTGA
- a CDS encoding ABC transporter substrate-binding protein → MKKLIIPIVAGAMSLAAFQAMAADKVTLQLKWVTQAQFAGYYVAKAKGFYDAEGLDVDIKPGGPDIAPEQVIAGGGADVIVDWMGGALAAREKGVPLVNIAQPFKKAGMELVCPKDGPIKTEADFKGHTLGVWFFGNEYPFYAWMNKLGLKTDGGKDGVTVLKQSFDVQPLIQKQADCISVMTYNEYWQLIDAGYKPEQLTVFNYSAMGNDLLEDGLYASQDKLKDPAFEDKMVRFVRASMKGWKYAVDHNDEAASIVMDGGGQDENHQKRMMSEVAKLIDNADGKLDPATYERTAKALLDQKIITKEPTGAYTTAITDKAIK, encoded by the coding sequence ATGAAAAAGCTGATTATTCCGATTGTGGCCGGCGCAATGTCGCTTGCCGCGTTCCAGGCAATGGCCGCCGACAAGGTGACGTTGCAGCTGAAATGGGTCACGCAGGCCCAGTTTGCCGGCTACTATGTTGCCAAGGCCAAGGGTTTCTATGACGCCGAGGGCCTCGATGTCGACATCAAGCCGGGCGGCCCGGATATCGCTCCGGAGCAGGTGATCGCCGGCGGCGGCGCCGACGTCATCGTCGACTGGATGGGCGGCGCGCTGGCCGCGCGCGAAAAGGGCGTGCCGCTGGTCAACATCGCCCAGCCATTCAAGAAGGCCGGTATGGAGCTGGTCTGCCCGAAGGACGGCCCGATCAAGACCGAAGCCGACTTCAAGGGCCACACGCTGGGCGTCTGGTTCTTCGGCAACGAGTATCCGTTCTACGCCTGGATGAACAAGCTTGGCCTCAAGACCGATGGCGGCAAGGACGGCGTGACCGTGCTGAAGCAGAGCTTCGACGTGCAGCCGCTGATCCAGAAGCAGGCGGATTGCATCTCGGTCATGACCTACAACGAGTATTGGCAGCTCATCGACGCCGGCTACAAGCCGGAACAGCTGACCGTGTTCAACTACTCGGCCATGGGCAACGACCTGCTCGAGGACGGGCTCTACGCGTCGCAGGACAAGCTCAAGGATCCGGCCTTCGAGGACAAGATGGTGCGTTTCGTGCGCGCCTCGATGAAAGGCTGGAAATATGCCGTCGACCATAATGACGAGGCGGCAAGCATCGTCATGGACGGCGGCGGCCAGGACGAGAACCACCAGAAGCGCATGATGAGCGAAGTCGCCAAGCTTATCGACAATGCCGACGGCAAGCTCGATCCGGCGACCTACGAGCGCACCGCCAAGGCGCTGCTCGACCAGAAGATCATCACCAAGGAGCCGACCGGCGCCTACACGACCGCGATCACCGACAAGGCGATCAAGTAA
- a CDS encoding CaiB/BaiF CoA transferase family protein produces the protein MSEPPLKGVRVVELARILAGPWAGQLLADLGADVIKVESPDGGDDTRKWGPPFVMSHDGENLSAAYYHSCNRGKRSIAIDFSTPEGAETVRRLVETADVLIENFKLGGLKKYGLDYDSLRKINPKLIYCSITGFGQDGPYAPRAGYDFIIQGMAGMMSITGEAGREPQKAGVAISDIFTGLYSVIAIQAALRHAEQTGQGQQIDMALFDTQISALGNQNLNYLVSGKPPVQMGNAHMNIAPYEVLPVRDGHIILAVGNDGQFAKFCAAVGLDDLPKNPDFATNPARVANRVKLRELIIEALKPLDRDPLLAKLEAASVPASPINNIGQMFADPQTIARGMRLDLDDGHGNMLPSVRAPMVMSGSPLVYERPSPRLGEHTEEILAELERSGK, from the coding sequence ATGAGTGAACCCCCGCTGAAAGGCGTCCGCGTCGTCGAACTCGCCCGCATCCTTGCCGGGCCATGGGCAGGTCAACTGCTGGCCGATCTCGGCGCTGACGTCATCAAGGTCGAAAGCCCCGACGGCGGCGACGACACCCGCAAATGGGGTCCACCCTTCGTCATGAGCCATGACGGCGAGAACCTGTCGGCCGCCTATTACCATTCCTGCAATCGCGGCAAGCGCTCGATCGCAATCGATTTCTCGACGCCTGAAGGTGCGGAAACCGTGCGCCGGCTGGTCGAAACCGCCGACGTGCTGATCGAGAACTTCAAGCTGGGCGGCCTGAAGAAGTATGGGCTGGATTATGACAGCCTGCGTAAGATCAATCCGAAGCTTATCTATTGCTCGATCACCGGCTTCGGCCAGGACGGGCCCTACGCCCCACGCGCCGGCTATGATTTCATCATCCAGGGCATGGCCGGCATGATGTCGATCACCGGCGAGGCCGGCCGCGAGCCGCAGAAGGCCGGCGTCGCCATCTCCGACATCTTCACAGGCCTCTATTCGGTCATCGCCATCCAGGCCGCATTGCGCCATGCCGAGCAGACAGGCCAGGGGCAGCAGATCGACATGGCGCTGTTCGACACCCAGATTTCCGCGCTCGGCAACCAGAACCTCAACTATCTGGTCTCCGGCAAGCCGCCAGTGCAGATGGGCAATGCGCATATGAACATCGCGCCTTACGAGGTGCTGCCGGTCAGGGATGGCCACATCATCCTGGCCGTCGGCAATGACGGCCAGTTCGCAAAGTTCTGCGCGGCCGTCGGGCTGGACGATTTGCCGAAAAATCCCGACTTCGCCACCAACCCCGCTCGCGTCGCCAACCGGGTGAAGCTGCGCGAACTCATCATCGAAGCGCTGAAGCCCCTCGATCGCGATCCGCTGCTGGCAAAACTGGAAGCCGCAAGCGTGCCGGCGAGCCCCATCAACAACATTGGCCAGATGTTCGCCGACCCGCAGACCATCGCGCGTGGCATGCGGCTCGATCTCGACGACGGCCACGGCAATATGCTGCCCTCGGTGCGCGCGCCGATGGTCATGTCGGGCTCGCCGCTTGTTTATGAACGGCCCTCGCCGCGCCTTGGCGAACACACCGAAGAAATCCTTGCTGAGCTGGAGAGATCAGGGAAATGA
- a CDS encoding GGDEF domain-containing protein: protein MLNSILLLAEAVLYFGVMVTLFRFRSRIGLGVFVCALGVMHFLETYLASVFYVALPFGLVSPGSAVLFSGKLVMLLLLYIKEDAATVRQPIYGLLLGNGLMIGLVLLLRLHAIATLPDGRLPDIGFIDEMGWLMVWGTTLLFIDAILIILLYEKLGKYLRKSPFARILVSVACVLTFDQAGFFAALHIFADAPYAVFFGGWFAKMIAALIFSAMLVAYLRWFEARQIVVPRGLSDIFDTLTYRERYEALVKHVGRDGLTGLLHRGSFETDGEAAVAASLRTTKPLSLLIIDVDHFKSINDRFGHAEGDKVLKSIAAVLTEAIGEGDQAFRIGGEEFAVLCSRPHSVARLFGESIRHAVKASAIASKFNLTVSAGVSTVSDSTRRLADLFALADQRLYKAKLTGRDRVIGEPAGSENHGAAWTTPGNRTGL from the coding sequence TTGCTGAACAGTATCCTGCTCCTTGCCGAAGCGGTTCTCTACTTCGGGGTCATGGTCACCCTTTTCCGATTCAGGAGTCGCATCGGCCTCGGCGTGTTCGTCTGCGCGCTCGGCGTCATGCATTTTCTGGAAACCTATCTCGCCAGCGTGTTCTATGTCGCCTTGCCGTTCGGCCTGGTTTCGCCGGGGTCCGCCGTGCTATTTTCCGGCAAGCTGGTGATGCTCCTGCTGCTCTACATCAAGGAAGATGCCGCCACTGTCCGCCAGCCGATCTATGGCCTGCTGCTCGGCAACGGGCTGATGATCGGGCTCGTGCTGCTGCTTCGCCTGCACGCCATCGCCACGCTTCCCGATGGCAGGCTGCCCGACATCGGCTTCATCGACGAGATGGGCTGGCTGATGGTGTGGGGCACAACGCTGCTATTCATCGACGCCATCCTCATCATCCTGCTTTACGAAAAGCTCGGCAAATATCTGCGCAAGTCGCCTTTCGCGCGCATCCTGGTCTCGGTCGCCTGCGTTCTGACCTTCGACCAGGCGGGATTTTTCGCGGCACTTCATATCTTCGCCGACGCGCCGTATGCGGTCTTCTTCGGCGGCTGGTTTGCCAAGATGATCGCCGCCTTGATCTTCAGCGCGATGCTTGTCGCCTATCTCAGATGGTTCGAGGCGCGCCAGATCGTGGTGCCGCGCGGGCTTTCCGACATTTTCGACACGCTGACCTATCGCGAACGCTACGAGGCCCTGGTCAAGCATGTCGGCCGCGATGGCCTCACCGGGCTTTTGCATCGCGGCAGTTTTGAAACCGATGGCGAGGCCGCGGTCGCCGCCAGCCTGCGCACAACCAAGCCGCTCAGCCTGCTGATCATCGATGTCGATCACTTCAAGTCGATCAATGACCGCTTCGGCCATGCCGAGGGCGACAAGGTGCTGAAATCCATCGCCGCCGTTCTGACCGAAGCCATTGGCGAAGGCGATCAGGCATTCAGGATCGGCGGCGAGGAGTTCGCCGTCCTGTGCTCGCGCCCGCATTCCGTCGCCAGGCTGTTTGGCGAAAGCATCCGCCATGCCGTAAAGGCATCCGCGATCGCCAGCAAATTCAACCTTACCGTCAGTGCCGGCGTCTCGACCGTCAGCGACAGCACCCGCCGCCTGGCCGATCTCTTCGCGCTGGCCGACCAGCGTCTCTACAAGGCCAAGCTCACCGGACGCGACCGCGTCATCGGCGAACCCGCCGGCAGCGAAAACCATGGCGCTGCGTGGACCACACCGGGAAACCGCACAGGCCTGTAG
- a CDS encoding thiamine pyrophosphate-binding protein, with the protein MKTGGQLIVDALEANGTDRIFCVPGESYLAVLDALHDSTIRTIVCRQEGGAAMMADCHGRLTGKPGICFVTRGPGATNSSAGIHIAMQDSIPLILFIGQVASHAKEREAFQEVDYKRFFGDIAKWVVEIDDASRIPEFVTRAFAVATSGRPGPVVISLPEDMLTSLVDAPAAIAHTPVETRSGEAELDALENLLANAKRPFVILGGTRWDADAVTDITSIAEAWSLPVGCSFRRQMLFDHLHPNYAGDVGIGINPKLAAAIKQADLVLLIGGRMGEMPSSDYTLLKSPYPDQTLVHIHADAGELGRVYRPTLAINASPSAFVEAFAKRKPASAPAWTAETPKLHAAYLEWSTPPETGPGPVQMGPIMNYLEKTLPQDTIFANGAGNYATWVHRFHRFRRFGTQAAPTSGSMGYGTPAAVAAKALYPDRTVIAFAGDGCFLMNGQEFATAVQYGLPIIVIVVNNGIYGTIRMHQEREYPGRVVATDLNNPDFAALARAYGGHGETVEKTADFAPAFERARASGKPAIVEIRLDPEAITPTRTMTQIRDKA; encoded by the coding sequence ATGAAGACCGGCGGACAACTGATCGTCGACGCGCTCGAAGCCAACGGCACCGACCGCATCTTTTGCGTGCCCGGCGAATCCTATCTCGCGGTGCTCGACGCGCTGCATGATTCAACGATCCGCACCATCGTCTGCCGCCAGGAAGGCGGTGCCGCGATGATGGCCGACTGCCATGGGCGGCTGACCGGCAAGCCCGGCATCTGCTTCGTCACACGCGGCCCCGGCGCCACCAATTCATCGGCTGGCATCCACATCGCCATGCAGGATTCAATTCCGCTCATCCTGTTCATCGGCCAGGTCGCCAGCCACGCCAAGGAACGCGAAGCGTTCCAGGAAGTCGACTACAAGAGGTTCTTCGGCGACATCGCCAAATGGGTGGTCGAGATCGACGACGCCTCGCGCATCCCCGAATTCGTCACCCGCGCCTTCGCGGTGGCGACATCAGGCCGCCCCGGCCCAGTGGTCATCTCGCTGCCGGAGGACATGCTGACCAGCCTGGTGGACGCTCCGGCCGCTATTGCCCACACGCCGGTCGAAACCCGGTCCGGCGAGGCCGAACTCGACGCGCTGGAGAACCTGCTGGCCAATGCAAAGAGGCCCTTCGTCATCCTCGGCGGCACGCGCTGGGATGCCGACGCCGTGACCGACATCACCTCGATTGCCGAGGCGTGGTCGCTGCCGGTCGGCTGTTCCTTCCGTCGCCAGATGCTGTTCGATCATCTGCATCCGAACTATGCCGGCGACGTCGGCATCGGCATCAACCCGAAGCTGGCCGCTGCCATCAAGCAGGCCGACCTCGTGCTGCTGATCGGTGGTCGCATGGGCGAAATGCCCTCCTCTGACTACACGCTGTTGAAGAGCCCCTACCCCGACCAGACGCTGGTCCATATCCATGCCGATGCCGGAGAACTCGGCCGCGTCTACCGCCCGACGCTGGCGATCAACGCCTCACCGTCTGCCTTCGTCGAAGCCTTCGCAAAGCGCAAGCCGGCGAGCGCACCGGCATGGACGGCCGAGACGCCGAAACTCCACGCCGCTTATCTCGAATGGTCGACGCCGCCGGAAACCGGACCCGGTCCCGTCCAGATGGGCCCGATCATGAACTATCTGGAGAAGACGCTGCCGCAAGACACCATTTTCGCCAATGGCGCCGGTAACTACGCCACATGGGTGCATCGCTTCCACCGTTTCCGCCGCTTCGGCACCCAGGCAGCGCCGACCTCCGGCTCGATGGGCTATGGCACGCCGGCAGCGGTTGCCGCCAAGGCGCTCTATCCGGATCGCACGGTCATCGCTTTCGCCGGCGACGGCTGCTTCCTGATGAACGGGCAGGAATTCGCCACTGCCGTGCAATATGGGCTGCCGATCATCGTCATCGTCGTCAACAACGGCATCTACGGCACCATCCGCATGCACCAGGAGCGCGAATATCCCGGCCGCGTCGTGGCGACGGATCTCAACAATCCGGACTTCGCGGCTCTCGCCCGCGCCTATGGCGGGCACGGCGAGACGGTCGAGAAAACAGCAGACTTCGCGCCGGCCTTCGAACGTGCCCGCGCCAGCGGCAAGCCGGCGATCGTCGAGATCAGGCTCGATCCCGAGGCGATCACGCCGACCCGGACGATGACCCAAATCCGCGACAAGGCCTGA